In Quercus robur chromosome 10, dhQueRobu3.1, whole genome shotgun sequence, a genomic segment contains:
- the LOC126703204 gene encoding glutathione S-transferase U9-like, translating into MAEENKVSLHGFFASPYVRRVELALKFKGIPYEYVEEDLKNKSSLLLKYNPVHKKVPVLVHNGKPIVESLIILEYIDETWKNRPRFLPEDPYKRAQIRFWASFVHQQVFENMVLILKIDGEAQEKAVKEVSEKLSLLEEGIKSIFPEGIPIINQENVGLLDIVIVSTFGSYKAQEEVLGLKLIDPEKTSPLLFSRLKVLLELPVVKGALPPHEKVVGALKFMRQNALNSASV; encoded by the exons ATGGCAGAAGAAAACAAAGTGAGTCTGCATGGATTTTTTGCTAGTCCTTACGTTAGGAGGGTGGAACTAGCCCTCAAATTTAAAGGGATACCCTACGAGTACGTAGAAGAAGATCTGAAGAACAAGAGCTCACTGTTGCTCAAGTACAACCCTGTCCATAAGAAGGTTCCAGTACTTGTTCATAATGGAAAACCCATTGTTGAGTCACTCATCATCCTCGAATATATTGATGAAACCTGGAAGAATAGGCCTCGATTTCTACCTGAAGATCCATATAAAAGAGCACAAATTCGCTTCTGGGCTAGCTTTGTCCACCAACAG GTATTTGAGAACATGGTCTTAATACTCAAAATAGATGGAGAAGCACAAGAGAAAGCCGTGAAGGAAGTGTCTGAGAAATTAAGCTTGCTTGAAGAGGGAATTAAGAGCATTTTTCCAGAGGGCATTCCAATCATTAACCAAGAGAATGTGGGACTCCTGGACATTGTAATAGTATCTACATTTGGCTCCTATAAGGCTCAGGAAGAAGTCCTTGGTCTGAAGCTTATAGACCCAGAGAAGACTTCTCCACTTCTATTTTCTAGGTTGAAAGTTCTACTTGAGTTACCTGTGGTGAAAGGGGCACTCCCCCCTCATGAAAAGGTGGTGGGAGCTCTCAAATTCATGAGACAAAATGCTCTCAACTCTGCATCAGTTTGA